A single genomic interval of Daucus carota subsp. sativus chromosome 1, DH1 v3.0, whole genome shotgun sequence harbors:
- the LOC135152929 gene encoding uncharacterized protein LOC135152929, whose translation MDRSGDIVGTSYSAADHFSDVLKFPMANFPSLLTEADLKSFRIKYQIHRSWDIYPAIESDCIYQTPESEEGHKCVGISENAFKCGFRLPMLPLLKKLLKQTGIALGQLDPNGFTYINVFQHRCLMAGVSPRPALFWNHHDFKKNAKSNGFYTIGRKTGRPNWCETNSSNKGTHERWFYLGGHSIHKFSLWREVDPSIITTPPLVGKDLEDFEKLNKVQEPNRILLSTSREKEWLFTLWGSDVSSRTEALKRKTAKAMAAKKEAEAKARGETTVGAIVQADVAKEKTPEVGRAEGTVEKASEVVEIPAAEASRKRNRPDGSSEVRPYIPEWSVLATDSIAIQAPDRIKEVAGDLCRSQMLPADRGTYESATALQACEQLMCFLSLASPWAAAVTDKVQDMQKQMAGVNALTIRANLAEDTLAALKTELDAAHQDLKDLRESEGRLKGQVDTLTRRVQRRNLALKAARKKEKKTRKLLEKTEDRFLDIGYDEAVRRAHKEGLDHKLLLDEGASDPVGREDPDEPLVVSSDPETDYSE comes from the exons ATGGATCGGTCGGGTGACATAGTCGGGACGTCTTATTCGGCCGCGGATCACTTTAGCGATGTGCTGAAGTTTCCTATGGCCAACTTTCCTTCCTTACTGACCGAAGCGGATCTGAAGTCGTTTCGGATAAAGTACCAGATACATCGGTCGTGGGATATTTATCCAGCCATAGAGAGCGATTGTATCTACCAAACACCTGAGTCGGAAGAAGGGCACAAGTGTGTGGGCATCTCCGAAAACGCCTTTAAGTGCGGCTTTCGGCTCCCGATGCTCCCCCTGCTGAAGAAACTTCTGAAGCAGACGGGGATCGCCTTAGGCCAGTTGGACCCGAACGGATTTACGTACATAAACGTATTCCAGCATCGGTGTCTGATGGCCGGCGTGTCTCCTCGGCCAGCTCTCTTCTGGAATCATCATGATTTCAAGAAAAACGCCAAGAGCAATGGCTTTTATACCATCGGCCGCAAGACCGGCCGACCGAATTGGTGTGAAACCAACTCGAGCAACAAGGGTACCCACGAACGGTGGTTCTACCTGGGGGGTCACTCGATCCACAAGTTCTCTCTGTGGAGGGAGGTAGACCCCTCCATCATCACCACTCCCCCTCTGGTCGGTAAGGACCTGGAGGACTTTGAGAAATTGAACAAAGTCCAGGAGCCGAACCGGATTCTGCTGTCGACCAGTCGGGAGAAGGAGTGGCTCTTCACTCTTTGGGGTAGTGACG TGTCTTCCCGAACCGAAGCCCTGAAGAGGAAGACGGCGAAGGCCATGGCGGCAAAGAAGGAGGCCGAAGCAAAGGCCCGCGGCGAAACAACAGTTGGTGCCATAGTCCAGGCGGATGTGGCGAAGGAGAAGACCCCGGAGGTTGGTCGTGCGGAGGGGACGGTTGAGAAAGCCTCCGAGGTGGTGGAGATTCCGGCCGCCGAAGCCTCTAGGAAGAGGAACAGGCCGGACGGTTCATCGGAGGTCCGGCCTTACATTCCGGAGTGGTCGGTTTTGGCGACCGATTCGATTGCGATCCAGGCTCCTGATCGGATCAAGGAAGTTGCGGGCGATCTCTGCCGATCGCAAATGTTGCCGGCCGACCGGGGGACCTATGAGTCGGCGACTGCTCTGCAAGCGTGCGAGCAGCTGATGTGCTTCCTATCTCTG GCTTCTCCTTGGGCGGCGGCGGTGACTGATAAGGTCCAGGACATGCAGAAGCAGATGGCTGGGGTGAACGCCCTTACTATTCGAGCCAATCTAGCTGAAGATACCCTGGCGGCCCTGAAGACGGAGCTGGATGCTGCCCACCAGGACCTGAAGGACCTTCGGGAGTCGGAAGGCCGTCTGAAGGGGCAAGTCGATACTCTGACCAGGAGGGTTCAGCGCCGCAACCTGGCGTTGAAGGCTGCCCgaaagaaggagaagaagacgAGGAAGCTTCTTGAGAAGACCGAGGATCGGTTCCTCGACATTGGATATGACGAGGCGGTCCGTCGGGCTCACAAGGAAGGCTTGGATCACAAGTTACTTTTGGACGAAGGAGCTTCTGATCCGGTCGGCCGTGAGGATCCGGACGAACCCCTTGTTGTTTCATCCGATCCCGAGACTGACTACTCGGAGTAA